Proteins encoded by one window of Candidatus Sumerlaea chitinivorans:
- a CDS encoding Glucose-1-phosphate thymidylyltransferase produces MKAIVPVAGIGTRLRPHTYTAPKVLLPVAGKPILGHILDDLTELGIEEVTFIVGYKGEMIREYVERTVKFRTNFVEQEEMLGLGHAISLAKPYHYEDEAVLIVLGDTIFKADLASVIEGEETAIGVKKVEDPRRFGVVELDKSGHIKRLVEKPDVPPSNLAIVGLYFVRRPKVLFDCLDENIASGKRTKGEIQLTDALQLMLERGEQMRVFMVEGWYDCGKPETMLLTNRDLLDYKIQDFAEYGRLNDRYPGSVIIMPVAIDESVKIESSIVGPYVSISAGTSLRSCIVRNSIIGESAEVTNIVLQDSIISDNAKVCGNMMRLNVGDSSEISMS; encoded by the coding sequence ATGAAAGCAATCGTTCCAGTGGCGGGGATTGGCACGCGTTTGCGTCCCCACACCTACACGGCGCCGAAAGTCCTGCTGCCGGTCGCCGGTAAGCCGATTCTTGGGCATATCCTCGATGACCTAACGGAATTGGGGATCGAGGAAGTGACGTTCATCGTGGGCTACAAGGGAGAGATGATCCGCGAATATGTGGAGCGGACAGTGAAATTCCGCACGAATTTCGTGGAGCAAGAGGAAATGCTGGGGCTCGGCCATGCCATTAGTCTGGCCAAGCCCTACCACTACGAGGACGAAGCTGTGCTCATCGTGCTGGGCGATACGATCTTCAAAGCGGACTTGGCGAGCGTGATCGAAGGCGAGGAGACGGCCATCGGGGTAAAGAAGGTGGAGGATCCGCGCAGGTTCGGTGTGGTGGAGCTGGATAAATCGGGGCACATTAAGCGGCTGGTGGAAAAGCCGGATGTTCCGCCCAGCAACTTGGCAATCGTGGGGCTCTACTTCGTTCGCCGCCCGAAAGTGCTCTTCGACTGCTTGGACGAGAACATCGCCTCGGGCAAGCGCACGAAGGGCGAGATTCAGCTCACGGACGCACTTCAGCTCATGCTCGAACGGGGCGAGCAGATGCGCGTGTTCATGGTCGAGGGGTGGTACGATTGCGGAAAGCCGGAGACGATGCTCCTGACGAATCGGGATCTGCTCGACTACAAAATTCAGGACTTTGCGGAGTACGGCCGGCTCAACGATCGCTATCCGGGGTCAGTGATCATCATGCCCGTGGCGATTGACGAAAGTGTGAAGATCGAGAGCAGCATCGTCGGGCCGTACGTGAGCATTTCGGCGGGGACGAGCTTGCGCTCGTGCATCGTGCGCAACTCGATCATCGGCGAAAGCGCCGAGGTCACGAACATAGTCCTGCAGGACTCCATCATCAGCGATAATGCTAAGGTCTGCGGCAACATGATGCGGCTGAACGTCGGCGATAGCTCAGAGATTTCGATGAGCTAA
- a CDS encoding Proline-rich protein, translating into MNKPDSETCATCRTPRQDRALSTGSCRNSNAERPHVLRWILWAIVAGACVVVLSGCWEKAAPPAEPTAAAQGGSAPPPPEPLRNLQAFVASPTEVLLAWDPPTTGVTHLTIERKTGTSTDFVTLVPKLPASEPDYLDTVEPETEYTYRVFAWMGDVRSPQPAGPVTVKTPPLPPAPPAWIKAQATAPTRVVVTWGEAPRAKKFAVLRTDEATREFVVVETVEGKQTFTDENVSPKTRYWYKVRAMNDNPETTESKTVSVRTPSAKPAPEQVPTAPPAVEPEWVSPPPPPPLPQPEIRDVKITDAGVLLQWRGPTRRGYTYAVLRTSRPSLSYFVLDYVEGALSYEDRRVNCGSSYWYKVRLYAPDGRWTESDPVQVYVPAPWEVGLPTLPPIVINPLVVVGTLPPPPPPSHLEITNVTEDRIELRWRPVPYAERYYVMRSERRGGRDFHVHDVVYGRPRYTDRDVEPDRQYWYFIRAWNPNGYADSEIVSARTAPSSRPTPTPAPEPEAPRYVRATALSSTEIKIEWGEAHNATSFMVLRAEREGGDYLPVERTSRFSVVDSGLRPDRTYFYKVRAFNETGAYAESRTVSARTLPAPTPTPSPSPTASPTPTPTPSPSPSPTATPTPTPAPTPSPTATPEPTVTPTPTASPSPTESPAPSPTPEPSPTATPTPTPTPEPSPSPTPTRTPRPRPTPTPEPTPAPTATPEPSPVPTATPTATPEPTPTSTPTPEPSPSPTPTRTPRPRPTITPPPEPTPPEPTVTPTRTPRPRPTRPPFLTPTQGPSLTPVAPKIPMTPEPAQPVESPAPTATDASETRHQPRERIENRSRTLETLRTRESVRPTVTSTRKIEQVPAEPTVRPIAVNEATPVQGTSGVNPSRDRQELLRTVRQRQLERATPTPTPPPGSTIPDRVRAIREQRGVRTPAQTAKPEIQATATPSPTPPSVETTP; encoded by the coding sequence ATGAATAAACCTGATTCCGAAACTTGCGCAACCTGCCGAACTCCACGCCAAGATCGTGCCCTCTCTACGGGGAGCTGCCGCAATTCGAATGCTGAACGCCCCCACGTGCTGCGTTGGATCCTGTGGGCAATCGTCGCAGGGGCCTGCGTTGTCGTGCTGTCAGGTTGTTGGGAAAAAGCGGCGCCTCCTGCTGAGCCGACCGCCGCAGCTCAAGGCGGCAGCGCGCCGCCCCCACCCGAGCCCCTCCGGAACCTGCAGGCGTTTGTCGCAAGCCCGACCGAGGTATTGCTGGCTTGGGACCCACCAACCACCGGCGTCACCCACTTGACGATTGAACGAAAAACGGGCACCAGCACGGATTTTGTGACGCTTGTGCCGAAATTGCCCGCAAGCGAACCCGACTACCTCGACACCGTCGAGCCCGAAACCGAGTATACGTACCGGGTGTTTGCATGGATGGGAGACGTGCGTAGCCCCCAGCCCGCCGGGCCGGTGACCGTGAAAACCCCACCTCTGCCCCCAGCGCCCCCCGCGTGGATCAAAGCGCAGGCGACGGCTCCCACCCGTGTCGTCGTGACGTGGGGAGAAGCCCCGCGCGCTAAGAAATTCGCAGTTTTGCGCACCGACGAAGCAACCCGCGAATTCGTCGTCGTCGAAACCGTCGAGGGCAAACAGACCTTTACGGACGAAAACGTGTCCCCCAAGACTCGCTACTGGTACAAAGTCCGGGCAATGAACGACAACCCCGAAACGACCGAATCCAAGACCGTCTCGGTGCGCACTCCGTCGGCGAAACCTGCACCCGAGCAGGTCCCCACCGCACCGCCCGCCGTCGAGCCGGAGTGGGTCAGTCCTCCGCCACCACCGCCACTCCCCCAACCTGAGATTCGCGACGTCAAGATCACCGACGCAGGAGTTCTTCTCCAGTGGCGTGGTCCAACCCGGCGTGGCTACACATACGCCGTCCTGCGCACTTCGCGCCCCAGCCTCTCCTACTTTGTGCTGGATTACGTCGAGGGCGCGCTAAGCTACGAGGACCGTCGCGTCAACTGCGGTAGCTCCTACTGGTACAAGGTGCGCCTGTACGCACCCGACGGCCGGTGGACTGAGAGTGATCCCGTTCAGGTTTACGTTCCGGCCCCGTGGGAAGTGGGCCTGCCGACCTTGCCGCCCATCGTCATCAACCCCCTAGTGGTTGTCGGCACGTTGCCTCCACCACCACCGCCCTCACATCTTGAGATTACAAACGTCACCGAGGACCGAATCGAACTTCGTTGGCGCCCCGTGCCCTACGCCGAACGCTACTACGTCATGCGAAGCGAGCGGCGCGGCGGGCGTGACTTCCACGTCCATGACGTCGTGTATGGGCGGCCACGTTACACCGACCGCGACGTGGAGCCCGACCGTCAATACTGGTATTTCATCCGCGCGTGGAATCCCAACGGCTACGCCGACAGTGAAATCGTGAGCGCACGGACGGCGCCTTCGTCGCGCCCGACGCCCACGCCAGCCCCCGAGCCCGAAGCCCCACGCTACGTCCGCGCCACCGCGCTGAGCTCTACGGAAATCAAAATCGAGTGGGGAGAGGCACACAATGCGACCTCGTTTATGGTTTTGCGAGCGGAGCGCGAGGGTGGCGACTACCTGCCTGTCGAGCGAACGAGCCGATTCTCGGTGGTGGATTCCGGGCTGAGACCAGACCGTACCTACTTCTACAAAGTGCGCGCGTTCAACGAGACCGGTGCATACGCCGAAAGCCGCACGGTGTCCGCACGCACCTTGCCAGCACCCACGCCGACGCCGTCTCCATCACCCACTGCTTCGCCAACCCCGACGCCGACGCCGTCGCCTTCGCCTTCACCAACGGCAACGCCCACGCCAACGCCGGCGCCAACCCCATCACCGACCGCAACGCCAGAACCCACGGTAACTCCCACGCCAACGGCTTCGCCGAGTCCGACGGAATCGCCGGCGCCGAGCCCAACGCCCGAGCCGTCCCCAACAGCTACCCCTACGCCGACACCGACGCCGGAACCCTCGCCAAGTCCCACGCCGACGCGCACCCCACGGCCGCGCCCAACTCCGACGCCCGAGCCTACGCCGGCTCCTACGGCGACGCCGGAGCCCTCGCCTGTGCCAACAGCGACACCGACTGCAACCCCAGAGCCGACGCCCACAAGCACGCCGACGCCGGAGCCATCTCCGAGCCCAACCCCAACGCGAACTCCAAGACCGCGGCCGACCATCACTCCGCCACCGGAGCCCACCCCTCCTGAGCCAACAGTCACCCCAACGCGCACGCCTCGGCCACGTCCAACACGTCCGCCATTCTTGACACCGACGCAGGGGCCATCGCTGACTCCAGTCGCACCCAAAATCCCCATGACCCCTGAGCCGGCCCAGCCCGTGGAGTCCCCAGCTCCCACGGCCACTGATGCCAGCGAGACCCGCCACCAACCGCGAGAGCGCATAGAGAATCGTTCGAGGACGCTCGAGACGCTGCGCACGCGGGAAAGTGTGCGCCCGACCGTTACCTCAACTCGGAAAATCGAGCAGGTGCCCGCGGAACCCACGGTTCGGCCGATCGCGGTAAACGAAGCGACGCCCGTGCAAGGGACGTCTGGGGTAAACCCCTCGAGGGATCGCCAAGAGCTCTTGCGCACCGTCCGGCAACGGCAATTGGAGCGCGCGACACCCACACCGACTCCGCCCCCGGGAAGCACAATCCCCGATCGCGTGCGCGCAATCCGCGAACAGCGTGGAGTGCGAACCCCAGCTCAAACGGCCAAGCCAGAAATTCAAGCGACCGCAACTCCCTCGCCGACACCTCCATCCGTGGAAACCACGCCGTAG
- a CDS encoding ATP-dependent RNA helicase, which yields MNADIRTDIDLGFIQYLKEFDALRDNDEIATHVESASFPAFATDAEMNEVLKKTGLGSKLLEALRRMNISKLYKHQVEAILAILGGQDVVLEAGTASGKTLSFNIPVVSQILKEKFKAHALVIHPMKAVSNDQYRQFTTLTEHLTAQGLNKVEAWVVDGDTAKEHLGWLKETPVPVLFTNPEMLHLTFLQAFDKWRPFLSRLRYVILDEIHEYRGYFGTNVAFLLRRFFAKLALEGIRPQVILATATCGNPLEHAQRLTERNCTLVRLPNRVNPERHYIFVVPSLPEHDFMTIYKLRIALATLAAVSKGMSTIVFCPSRKMVEDLASWTRKKAPEYGIPAELIAPYKSGYTSEQRRSVEEKLREGEIRAVFCTNALEIGIDIGRLDVCILAGFPDSVLSTWQRIGRVGRSFDKKAYVLAYALNNPFDKLLAAQLETFFTKPLDQILVAINNEEIFERHVPLIRHECGLPHSSRSPNIPAVIRDAFGPSVTQMLAQKLANRNFAKGIKPNYGSLSLRGNFDHVLKLVHKGTEIGEISATQQFREAYLGAIYQHFGTSYKVISHLADSIELELEESYLATEGKFWTNIDRSETLAGRRFGEQVATYFGKITVYENFGGYRLIDTRTQSCLEDTKANSARQLSVRGFWIHFEDVAVFDQSLNHDQQLKHLLFHLEQLLRIGAPFILPCDRHDFATHSSADCVYLYETVPGGIGIAEKTLEIWPEIIRTALDIVEKCSCKRGCPKCIIPPRTPVEETKVHKEHALAVGRRLLELYHRFASESPMRLDPATGAWVSELL from the coding sequence ATGAATGCTGATATCCGTACCGATATTGATCTTGGATTTATCCAGTATTTGAAGGAGTTTGATGCCCTCCGCGATAACGATGAGATAGCTACGCATGTCGAGTCTGCATCGTTTCCTGCGTTCGCAACAGACGCTGAAATGAACGAAGTTCTGAAAAAAACCGGACTCGGCTCAAAGCTTTTAGAAGCTTTAAGACGAATGAATATTTCCAAGCTCTATAAGCATCAGGTTGAAGCCATTTTAGCCATATTAGGTGGCCAAGACGTCGTACTCGAAGCAGGGACTGCAAGCGGAAAGACCCTCAGCTTTAACATCCCAGTGGTTTCACAAATACTTAAGGAGAAGTTTAAAGCACACGCCCTTGTCATTCATCCCATGAAAGCCGTTTCAAATGATCAGTACCGCCAATTTACAACCCTCACAGAGCACCTCACAGCTCAAGGACTAAATAAGGTGGAAGCTTGGGTTGTGGATGGAGACACAGCAAAGGAGCACCTGGGCTGGTTGAAAGAGACGCCTGTTCCAGTTTTGTTCACAAATCCAGAGATGCTTCATTTAACCTTCCTACAGGCTTTCGACAAATGGCGGCCATTTCTTTCAAGGTTACGGTATGTAATACTCGATGAGATCCATGAGTATCGTGGGTATTTCGGGACAAACGTCGCTTTCTTGTTACGTCGCTTCTTTGCCAAACTCGCTCTTGAAGGCATACGTCCTCAAGTCATCTTGGCCACGGCTACATGCGGAAATCCGTTGGAACACGCACAACGACTCACTGAACGCAACTGTACATTGGTCCGCTTGCCAAATCGAGTTAATCCTGAACGGCATTACATCTTTGTGGTACCGTCTCTGCCAGAGCATGATTTTATGACGATTTACAAGCTACGGATTGCGCTCGCAACTCTTGCAGCTGTTTCGAAAGGGATGTCCACAATCGTTTTTTGTCCCTCTCGGAAAATGGTTGAAGATTTAGCGTCGTGGACTCGTAAGAAGGCACCAGAGTACGGTATTCCTGCCGAGCTAATCGCTCCTTACAAGTCTGGATACACTTCTGAACAACGCCGGTCGGTCGAAGAGAAGCTTCGCGAAGGCGAGATTAGGGCCGTCTTCTGCACCAATGCCCTTGAAATTGGTATCGACATTGGCCGACTTGATGTCTGCATCCTCGCTGGATTTCCTGACAGTGTTTTGTCAACTTGGCAACGTATTGGACGAGTTGGCCGAAGTTTTGACAAAAAAGCGTACGTGCTGGCGTATGCACTCAATAATCCATTTGATAAGCTATTAGCCGCGCAGCTCGAAACCTTTTTCACTAAACCATTGGATCAAATTCTTGTGGCCATCAATAACGAGGAAATCTTCGAACGGCACGTACCATTAATTCGCCACGAATGTGGTTTACCCCATAGCTCGCGGTCTCCAAACATTCCTGCGGTTATTCGTGATGCTTTTGGTCCGTCCGTAACCCAAATGCTCGCCCAAAAACTAGCAAACCGTAATTTCGCAAAAGGCATTAAGCCTAATTATGGATCGTTAAGCCTACGAGGTAATTTTGACCATGTTCTTAAACTGGTACACAAAGGCACAGAAATCGGCGAAATTTCCGCAACACAGCAATTCCGGGAAGCTTATCTGGGCGCAATTTACCAGCACTTTGGGACTTCCTACAAAGTGATCTCACACTTGGCTGATAGCATCGAACTTGAGCTGGAGGAATCCTATCTTGCAACAGAAGGCAAGTTTTGGACGAATATAGATCGTTCCGAGACTTTGGCTGGCCGAAGATTTGGCGAACAAGTTGCAACGTATTTCGGAAAAATCACCGTTTACGAAAATTTTGGCGGTTACCGATTAATTGATACGCGCACACAGTCTTGTCTTGAGGACACAAAGGCCAACAGTGCTCGCCAGCTTTCCGTTCGTGGGTTTTGGATCCACTTTGAGGACGTTGCTGTTTTTGACCAATCCCTGAATCATGACCAGCAACTAAAGCATTTACTTTTCCATCTCGAACAACTCCTTCGAATTGGTGCTCCGTTTATCTTGCCTTGTGATCGTCATGATTTTGCTACTCATTCAAGCGCAGACTGCGTATACCTCTACGAGACTGTACCCGGCGGAATTGGCATTGCCGAAAAAACACTCGAGATTTGGCCAGAGATTATTCGCACAGCCTTAGACATTGTGGAGAAGTGTAGTTGCAAACGTGGGTGTCCCAAATGTATCATCCCTCCACGCACACCGGTAGAAGAGACAAAAGTACATAAAGAACATGCTCTCGCCGTGGGGAGGCGACTCCTCGAGCTTTATCATCGCTTTGCCTCGGAGTCTCCAATGCGTTTGGATCCCGCGACAGGGGCATGGGTTTCGGAACTTTTATGA
- a CDS encoding Serine/threonine-protein kinase PknA, which translates to MTEMRPDSESGGLKIETRTIGRYTVVRSLGRGGMGEVLKAIDHVHNRHVALKVLDAEAYRDPEALRRFEREARSAMALDHPNIAHIYGIEHDQRGRPFIVMEYIEGEPLDRFARGGVQVPFSQLVDFVIQAAKGLQCAYRHSIIHRDIKPSNLLVTNDFVVKIIDFGLAKSLWDQSFLTATGMVVGTPRYIPPEQAMGRTVDHRSDIYSLGATFYELVTHQCPFDGDTPMAIMLKHINAPLVPPYMINPQVPGDISEIICRMMAKDPNERYQDYESLLQDLEAAKLHRLAKERRTHPQHGADETVAPTVLLDELAESNVGGSHAPTTGYLSEGIVNIEPNELPEAPPPSRARIYILSLIALFVLAIVVVTALRQVEDTPDRQPSWLALRIREWVQGSRKSESRTVEDVIREDNERIQQTVQRMEGLAVRALEYKRQNAGRLPTARELVRAGVIQEADAVDGWGHPLLITSEEGGKIVATGRDGIERTSDDFVLPLMGGTRIIPPPLSQSDAAILAQEREGQSASK; encoded by the coding sequence ATGACTGAGATGCGGCCGGATTCCGAAAGCGGCGGGCTGAAAATCGAAACTCGAACCATTGGCCGCTACACGGTAGTGCGTTCGCTCGGACGCGGCGGCATGGGGGAAGTGCTCAAGGCGATTGACCACGTCCACAACCGCCACGTCGCCCTCAAAGTGCTGGACGCGGAAGCCTATCGCGATCCCGAAGCGCTCCGTCGCTTCGAGCGGGAAGCGCGCAGCGCCATGGCGCTCGATCACCCAAACATCGCACACATCTACGGCATTGAGCACGACCAACGCGGACGCCCTTTCATCGTCATGGAGTATATCGAAGGTGAACCCCTCGACCGCTTCGCACGCGGTGGCGTTCAGGTGCCCTTCTCTCAGCTTGTGGACTTTGTCATTCAGGCGGCCAAGGGTCTGCAATGCGCCTACCGCCACTCCATTATCCACCGGGATATCAAGCCCTCGAACCTACTTGTCACGAATGACTTTGTGGTGAAGATCATCGATTTTGGCCTCGCGAAGTCGCTGTGGGATCAGTCGTTTCTCACTGCGACGGGGATGGTGGTGGGCACGCCTCGCTACATCCCGCCCGAACAGGCAATGGGCCGCACGGTGGATCATCGCTCGGATATCTATTCGTTGGGCGCAACGTTCTACGAACTCGTCACGCACCAATGCCCTTTCGATGGCGACACACCCATGGCCATCATGCTCAAGCACATCAACGCCCCGCTCGTGCCCCCCTATATGATCAACCCGCAGGTGCCCGGCGACATCAGCGAGATCATCTGCCGCATGATGGCCAAGGATCCGAACGAGCGCTATCAGGACTATGAGTCACTTCTCCAAGACCTTGAGGCAGCAAAGCTCCACCGATTGGCAAAGGAGCGCCGAACACATCCCCAGCATGGTGCCGATGAGACTGTGGCACCCACCGTTCTACTCGACGAGTTAGCGGAGAGCAACGTGGGCGGCTCGCACGCCCCCACGACAGGGTATCTCTCCGAGGGAATTGTGAACATCGAGCCCAACGAGCTGCCCGAGGCGCCTCCGCCCTCGCGAGCCCGAATCTACATTCTATCGCTTATCGCGCTTTTTGTCCTTGCGATCGTCGTGGTCACTGCGCTCCGGCAGGTCGAGGACACTCCTGATCGCCAACCCTCGTGGCTCGCTCTCCGGATCCGTGAGTGGGTCCAAGGGAGCCGCAAAAGCGAGTCGCGTACCGTGGAGGACGTCATCCGCGAGGATAACGAACGCATCCAGCAAACGGTTCAGCGGATGGAGGGGCTTGCGGTGCGGGCGCTCGAATATAAACGTCAAAATGCCGGCCGCTTGCCGACCGCACGTGAACTCGTGCGCGCCGGCGTGATTCAGGAAGCTGATGCCGTGGATGGTTGGGGGCACCCTCTCTTGATCACCTCCGAAGAAGGCGGGAAAATTGTCGCCACTGGGCGAGATGGGATCGAGCGAACCAGCGATGACTTCGTGCTTCCCCTCATGGGAGGCACACGCATCATCCCGCCCCCGCTCTCCCAGAGCGATGCCGCTATCCTCGCTCAAGAGCGAGAGGGGCAGAGCGCCAGCAAATAA
- a CDS encoding Manganese superoxide dismutase: protein MRSRTSRRKFLLTIGAAAPALAAVTSNLLHAAEGTTGSAAQQSAATASTGGPFTLPPLGYAYEALEPTIDAQTMRLHHGKHHAAYVENLNKAIAAHPELANWSLEKLLTNLSAVPASAQTAVRNHGGGHWNHTFFWKLMTPGGAKQPSGELADAIQSTFGDFANFKRLFEEAGAKVFGSGWVWLVRTPEGKLQITTTPNQDTLISSGQTPILGNDVWEHAYYLKYQNRRGEYLKAWWNVVNWDVAAANFAQK from the coding sequence ATGAGATCTCGGACAAGCCGACGCAAGTTTCTGCTCACCATTGGAGCCGCAGCACCCGCTCTTGCCGCCGTCACCTCCAACCTGCTCCACGCGGCCGAAGGCACCACCGGTAGCGCCGCCCAGCAATCGGCGGCCACGGCGTCTACGGGGGGCCCCTTCACCCTGCCACCGCTTGGCTACGCCTACGAGGCGCTCGAGCCAACCATCGACGCCCAAACCATGCGCCTCCACCACGGCAAGCACCACGCCGCGTACGTCGAGAACCTCAACAAAGCCATCGCAGCGCATCCGGAGCTTGCCAACTGGAGCCTTGAGAAGCTGCTGACGAACCTCTCAGCCGTCCCCGCGTCCGCCCAGACCGCAGTGCGGAATCACGGAGGCGGCCACTGGAACCACACCTTTTTCTGGAAACTCATGACTCCCGGCGGGGCCAAGCAACCTTCGGGCGAGCTCGCCGACGCCATCCAAAGCACCTTCGGCGACTTTGCGAACTTCAAACGCCTCTTCGAAGAAGCCGGCGCCAAGGTCTTCGGCTCCGGGTGGGTGTGGCTTGTCCGTACCCCCGAAGGCAAGCTTCAAATCACGACCACCCCAAATCAGGACACGCTGATATCTTCGGGCCAGACCCCTATTCTCGGCAATGACGTCTGGGAACACGCCTACTATCTGAAATACCAAAACCGCCGTGGCGAGTACCTCAAGGCTTGGTGGAACGTCGTGAACTGGGACGTCGCAGCCGCAAATTTCGCGCAAAAATAA